A window of Rosa rugosa chromosome 7, drRosRugo1.1, whole genome shotgun sequence genomic DNA:
ttatatgcttgctttgagcgtatcaagaatatgaagagagaatagttgggaggaagtagaagtgttctcattcagtctcattagcctcctttatatagaggtatggtttacatcaaagtacataactaatgagtatttacatggacatccacatagataataatatttacaagaaTAAATACATTAATAGTGTCTGTTAGGTTCACATTGCAAACCCACCACACACGAAGAGCCTTGAAATAGAAAAACGTTGGCGCATGAATCGTAACAGAAAATAACTACGAAGAAAGGAAGGAAAAGcgaaataccaaaaaaataaaaatagtccAAAATAGGAAAAAGTAGGGAGTGGGGGATCGAgtagagaaggagagggagagaggttACGGGTGCCTGGGGTGGTTGAAACCAATTAGGTTTGTTCATTATCAAAAGAGAGTGGGAGGGAGAGAGTGGGAGGAGATTAATAACAATATATACATTGTTCAAACATTATTGGGTGACGAATTGTTGTCGTCTCTCACGCTCCCCCCTTCTGTTCGTCTCCCTGAATGCCTTACCAGTGTTCAGGGTACGTACCCATCttatctctctctgtctctctagCTACTTCTTTCATTTATGATACATTATCAGTTTTAACTTGTTCTTAATTATTTGTTTCAGAATATCGTGGCGATTTGTGTGCGGTGGAGCGAGGGGAAAATAGGTTCTTCTTTTACTATCAAAGCTAAACAAGCAAGAGGTTGGTTATTCTTATTCGAGTAGTTTAaggcttttctttttcctttcttgtTGTGATTTCTGGATTTGAAATGTGCAGGTTGTGAAGGGTTCCTGCAAAATGAAGAATACAGTTTGGGCTGAATGTTCTTTGCTCATTCACAAATTATGGTATTAAATCCAGCATTTGCCACCTGTATCCCACTCTTTGGTATGATTTTTTAACTTTTCCTTCCcaaatgttttgttttatttgtctTTTTCTCATGAATTACTTCATTTACTACAGTGAAACTCGTTTATTCAATTTCCTTTATGTTCAAAAGTACCTGATGCATGTGGATTTTGACATTTCTAAAAACCCTTCTGAAAAATTAGACAAAAGGATGACCAATGAATAAATTTCACTAATACTAATTTAAAGATATGGCGTTATTGAAATCATGGAGGTCATGAGTTGCTCGGTGCATTTGCTCTTACGAGGATGAGTGGGGTGGGTGGAGATCCACAATCGCTACTttttaataagaaaaagaaattataaaagaaaataatactGGTTGTATCATGTAATGTAATTTCTTAccagggtgtgtgtgtttggtggggtggtaaggctttggtctcatatataagaggtcaggagttcgagccctatcaagggtgggaatggggtggggttttttaaaaaaaaaataaaaaaaaataataaaaaaaataaaaaaaaaatttcttaccAAGATATATGCATATGTTGGTAACCTAGTAATGCGCTTAACCATCCACTTTTTAGGTATTTTTAAGATACTAACAAAGGATAAGTGGGAATGGGGTGCATGAAAtgtgacctgttggtaagtcagtgagctgtgacctgttggtaagttataattccaactaaaggtcatgagttcgattctcactgacatatgtaagggtgaaGTAAGCTAaggttgctttttttttttttttttttttttaaatgtggGAATGGTGCGTGCTATGGATTGCTAGAGTttcattttctttaaagatTGGAGAGTTTCGCAAGTGGGTCAACAGTCCTAAAACAACGGACTAGGAGAAGTGGATACTATATTGACCAATTTAAAATCCATAATATTTTCCTCTAAACCACTTGGTAACGAGGAGTGGATAGTTAAAAATCTCttattcttttttaatttattttatacattcactatttttttatacgatttattattattatttcacgCAGAAATGGGAAACTAATCCAAAATTAATCATAAGTGTGCCTTCTTGTACGCCATGCAGATATATGATGTCTAATCTCCCAGGGAAGACTAATTCTCAAGGGATattgtgaaaaaataaaatataaataaagtGCCCCTGGCATGCACTGCTTCCATTCTTACCTGCATGAGATTCGTCCAAATGGCTGTAGCAGTTGATCAACATCACGTAATCAAGCCATTAAGCCGATCCCAGATATGCAGATTACAATCCTACACCCATCTTGATTACAGCATATTTCCCCACTCCTTTATAAATACATGCGGAGTTGCTAATATTCACAAAAGCTTTTCCACCCCATGTCTCTCCCAAACTACTGCACTGGAGGACGACTTTGACACTAATCCACGGATTGAGATTGTTGGTGGTAGCAGAATTCCTAGGGTACATGCTCTTGTAGTTGAGGTTGCCATAGCTATGGCTTCCGGTGCTGATCTATTGCCAGTGCCAAGCGGACTAGGGGGGGCCTACTTCTTATGTAGTCGAAATGGTGACAATATTGCTGTAGCTAAGCCCATAGATGAAGAACCCTTAGCCTTCAATAATCCTAAAGGCTTCGGAGGTAGGATGCTGGGCCAACCTGGTTTAAAACGCTCAGTTCGGATTGGTGAATCTGGAATTCGAGAATTAGCAGCTTATCTCCTTGACCATGGTGGATTCGCTGGTGTTCCTCCAACTGCTTTAGTAAAAATTTCTCATGTTGCATTCCGCGTTAATAATAATGCAGCTACAATTTCTGCTACTCCCTACAAGATTGCTTCACTTCAGCGGTTTGTAGATCATGACTTTGATGCAGGAGAGTTGGGTTTCTCTGGCTTCTCAATAGCTTCAGTTCATCACATTGGAATTTTTGATGTAAGAGTCCTAAATCTTGATAGGCACGCAGGTAATATGCTTGTTAAGAAGTACAAGCAGAACAACTATGCAGTTGGTGTGGCTGAGCTTGTGCCTATTGACCATGGGCTTTGCCTTCCTGAGTGGCTTGATGATCCATACTTTGAATGGCTGCACTGGCCTCAAGCTTCAATTCCATTTTCTGAGTCTGAGATTGAGTACATATCCAATCTCAATCCCTCTAAAGATGCGGAGCTTTTACGAACTCAGATTCCTTCTTTACGTGAGGCTGCTATCCGTGTTCTTGTGCTCTGCACCATCTTCCTGAAGCGGGCTACAGCTGCTGGGCTTTGTCTTGCTGATATAGGTGAAATGATGACTCGACAATTCTGCGCTGGCGAAGAAAGATTGAGTACATTAGAAAATCTTTGCTTACAAGTTAAAGCTACAATGTCTGGTACAGATGACAAAAACAGAGAAACAATTGGAGAAGGTGAAATATTTCAACTTCAGAATGATATTAAAGAAAGTTTCGATGAGAATTTTGATCTTCCTCAACTCTTACAGATCTATCCTGGAATGTCAAGGTTTTCATCTGTAGGATCAATTACTGAGTTGACCGATGCATATATCTATCCACCATTTAAGGAAAGCAATCATGGCAATGATGATTCTGATAGTAAGAATATGAAAGGTAATAGTGGTTATGTTGATGGTAGTACTAGTGGTAGTCATAAGGTAGGGGGTCTGATGGAGAGAGTGAGTTTCTCAGTAAATAACTTCAATTGTGAAACAGGGGCAATTTCTTTCGGAGACATGAGTAAAGATGAATGGGATTTGTTCTTGGACAATTTTGAGAAGCTTTTGCCCGACATCCTCCTCAAGGGCACAAATTACTTGAGCTTGAAGAAAAGGTTGAGAACTTCCTGCAAGTTTTAATAGTTCGACagatgaaaagaaaacaaaaatacctTTGCCACTTAGAACTAGTATTAAATAACTGTACATTATTGCCAAATGACATTAGAGTAAATTGTAAATAACACTCTTTAAGTACGGAAGGAAATGTGAATGGTAAAACGCCATCCTTTCTGTGTACTTTTCGATATGTTTCCTTATCTTGtataattgttgtacaattATATGGAATTGGTTTCTAGCAGACGATAAATTATTTTAAATGTTCAAAACATATGGTGTTCAAGTTatctagaatatgtgtctgacccaaattCGAGGTTACTTgttctagttgaaatagggtttatattagagatattctcggagaatcttaatagatatccaattaatgtacgattatgtttccatgtacaaactctatctctatgcttgtaatcctctatataaagagacccctattatcaatgaaaacacgactcaattctctcccaattttagtCTTCCTTAagcacgttatcagcacgacgtcctaaccctaaaacctaatagccaaaaccctataaatccgaatacaaaaccttgaaaccctttcaGCCCCCACCATACACCTTGAAGCCCTCGACACcaagtagaggtggcaaacgggccggcccggccgGACCCgacccattttaagcgggcctagtcgtgcttcatgccgtgcttgggccggcccatttattatcgtgccgggctcgtgccagcccatttacttaaacattaagcccggtccggcccatggcccgagcccatatcgtgccgggccgtgctcgtgccggaCCAATAAatgggccgtgctcgtgcctacccactataaagcacgattttaaaatcttaatttgaataaataaaaaataattttatttaattatttaaaaaattcaaataaattaagtCCTATAATGTTTTTctcaatcttagctttttaagattagttttctaataattttttatattacactacaagaaagaaagaaagaaagaaataactcaaaatatattgcttttagtatattattgtgagattaatctttattaatataatgaatatttagtatcatattattctttccttcattctatagttgtattattatgagattagtctttattaataaacatatatttaatatttagaaaaaatactttatgtcaaaacagggatataatgttttatttcactattttgataACATCAAAGAAATaacattggtggaattgtcatgagattttaaataaaaagtctaatattcaaatctcatcattgtggttttttaatatttttaaaaacaaaatgaaattttgtgtttgtaacgggccggcccacaatatgtcgtgctcgggccatgccgggcccattacgggctcgagccgggccgggccaatgggctaatattcctaggcccaacccgacccgctattctaacgtgctcggatcatgccgggccactaacgggcttgggcagTGCCAggccgcttttaagcgtgccgtgctcgtgcttaacggcccgtttgccacctctaacaCCAAGAGTCCATAACCTGCGGCAGAACAATCAGAACCGGCCgaaaacctaccgaaccggccactgGAAGCTCCCAACCACCCGCAACAAAtactccaccggttcaccaccttctgGAGCTctgattgctaccaaattttgccaGCAACAGCGTCTCGATCCCaggattcaggaaccggaagcaGAACCCAAAAAACCGGTCTAGAAGTTACTGAACTGGCagtgacaggacccaccccgaaTTTCACCTTGAATTCCTAGGTGGCCCTGtagggcccaccttaggaataactctaccaaaaattcggcagagtcacccctaaaaaggactatccaaaacctgtagaaacacattcacacttctaataagccatccttattcttctggagccgccctactccccaaatcacaacaactccacaattaACAACTGAAATCCAAACCATACAACATAATCCAAATACAACATATTTAGTACACAAGTGTAACTCCCAAACTTTACAACatttgtcccacaggttatcagagcaatctaaaagagaaaaagaattcataatacaagtaggttcagcgattaacctacaatatgaaaacaacagcagcagatgctatgccccgaatcctaccATGCtgaaccagctactctgcagactgggcaaatgataccgaagggcccaggggaaagtacataaaaacgttagcgcaagtggacaaaaataagtaattgtaaagaaaaaggagtttatactttcccacgtttattcctttaaaaccccgatgcatgcaacaattaaggAAAACAAACCGACTGATGTTTAGCTCAAGAAAatcgactagccccgctagtcacaaacaaccaagtaaaaagattgaaactccAATACTCAAGAAAAAATAAggccagccccgctggttaaacaagATCAGACTAGTCCCACTAGTCAAGTAACagaaggatatggggaagaaaaaATATCACCTGCAatgaagggagcctcccaggctcgggtcggagcctcccaggctctatgctcaactcacccacaaacacatagtaagccgggaggagtactaataatGCTCGActacacccacgtgaggaggagaactaaataAATCGACCCATGGTgaagaaaacaatagaaaaccaaaaacaagtaAAGCTTCCCCAACATCTCGCAAATGAAAACAcgcggaggtaggcatggcgccaatgccatagagagtggcactttggcgttacaagccatggccccagctaggatgcgtggcaAGCcagtgggttcgaatgatattttgacacaattcaatcctttgatcattgacactcaaaatccgtctcatgagaatcttccggattatggttatcgttgggcgacgcctcaacgtcagaacctattcctgagaatatagagctctttgaaaattacactactatacatgagacgtggaatataaactccatcatgattaaTGATGTATTTACGCATTTCATAgccatgagtttgttgagtctgataatatcgaaccacgcgccgttgatgaatgaatgtctgttaggtccataattacctagtaattattcccctaatattgcacttttgcttaacctttgtgtttatttatatatatttattatgttttccttatcatgctaggaaataatggaaaagcttggaaatgccctaaaaactcaactttagcacattttcctactccggttaggagaaaccgagctaggcaATGAAGGAGGAGCGGAAGACTGActaaatgaactccaaatgagttgaaactttccatatCCAttatagacatcctaaggatcatttgttatgaagagtgaaagagctagttcggaatggaaagccttcaaaagattggtgcaaatttctgcactagaagacaaaaattgcaaaaccggacctgtacggattccggcaTTATTTCCCACCACACCACGAcgaactaagctctgaaattttacgaGGATGATGTAgactcatggaggaacatttggtatgaagaaaccAAAGGTTAATTCAGAAGTCTTAGTGGAGATTAAATTGGAGGAAGAAAGTGCGAAAACATGACGAAATGAGAGTCAACGCCGGATTCCTCCCAAGTTGGCCGGCCAAGACCATGTGTGGAGGAGAAAGAAGAgctgattagggttagagactttaggtgggaagactttaggtctacattattttgaaattcaaaatttgaaagatgacaagtagtcccattcttacaccttacaccttTGTCTCCTATTTATTACATTGTTCCCTTATACAATGACCCTTGATACACCTAAAATAGGCGtaataatttaaccctgcaatcACAAATATTAGTCAATCGTAGTATAGGAAAGAaggggtctcccgcagaggattgtgCTTAGTATGCAAATCTAGACTCGAAAACAGACAAAACACTAAAACTGACCTATAATAAAGATGAAATTAAAAATCATATCTAGACTCAAcgaaaaattatgaaaattaacAGAAATTAACGAAATAGACACGCTAAGAACGACTCACACAAAATTTCAGGGGAATCGAAGTTCATTTACTATactaaataaacaaaacaaaaaaaagaacagaaagtGACGAAAATAAAgaattgtttttgggtttttattttaggtgaGATTAACAATAGCTAGGAACAACCATACACCACTAGACCATGTTTCACCTAAGATTTGTTAACCTATATGCTTCTTTTCAATTGAATGTCTTTACTCAAGCTAAGCCAATGATGTGTTGAACTTAACCTATTAACCTTTCATACTTGATATGTTAAGTGCATGATGTCTGCATCCTAACCTAGATTCTAACATGGAACCTAGAGTGAGATATTCTCGCACAACTCTCAAGTCAAAAGTCATTAAGAACAAAAAGATTGTGAATAAAGCTAGGCAATTTCGGTACTGATGTTGTGCTAATCTACCTAGATGCTAAATCATATGAATGGGGCTCAAATCACTCATGTGCTACTCTAGATAACATGCTTGACATGATGATCTAAACACGAAATCATAGAAATAAaatcctagcatgcttactACGTTTGCAACCATAATAAACGAAACCAGAATTTATCAATGAGAAACCAATGAATTAACAAACATTCAATATCCAAATTCTATAAAATTAACGCCAAAATCTTAGTTTACACATGTCTAGGGCTTAGGCAGCCCCTAACTATGAAAAACTAGTAGGAatacataaaagaaataaaataaaacatgaaaagagagggaggagaggatGGCGGCAATGGACTGATGTTGTGCGTCCAAAGATGTCTCCAATG
This region includes:
- the LOC133719961 gene encoding phosphatidylinositol 4-kinase gamma 8-like isoform X2; the protein is MRFVQMAVAVDQHHVIKPLSRSQICRLQSYTHLDYSIFPHSFINTCGVANIHKSFSTPCLSQTTALEDDFDTNPRIEIVGGSRIPRVHALVVEVAIAMASGADLLPVPSGLGGAYFLCSRNGDNIAVAKPIDEEPLAFNNPKGFGGRMLGQPGLKRSVRIGESGIRELAAYLLDHGGFAGVPPTALVKISHVAFRVNNNAATISATPYKIASLQRFVDHDFDAGELGFSGFSIASVHHIGIFDVRVLNLDRHAGNMLVKKYKQNNYAVGVAELVPIDHGLCLPEWLDDPYFEWLHWPQASIPFSESEIEYISNLNPSKDAELLRTQIPSLREAAIRVLVLCTIFLKRATAAGLCLADIGEMMTRQFCAGEERLSTLENLCLQVKATMSGTDDKNRETIGEGEIFQLQNDIKESFDENFDLPQLLQIYPGMSRFSSVGSITELTDAYIYPPFKESNHGNDDSDSKNMKGAISFGDMSKDEWDLFLDNFEKLLPDILLKGTNYLSLKKRLRTSCKF
- the LOC133719961 gene encoding phosphatidylinositol 4-kinase gamma 8-like isoform X1; the encoded protein is MRFVQMAVAVDQHHVIKPLSRSQICRLQSYTHLDYSIFPHSFINTCGVANIHKSFSTPCLSQTTALEDDFDTNPRIEIVGGSRIPRVHALVVEVAIAMASGADLLPVPSGLGGAYFLCSRNGDNIAVAKPIDEEPLAFNNPKGFGGRMLGQPGLKRSVRIGESGIRELAAYLLDHGGFAGVPPTALVKISHVAFRVNNNAATISATPYKIASLQRFVDHDFDAGELGFSGFSIASVHHIGIFDVRVLNLDRHAGNMLVKKYKQNNYAVGVAELVPIDHGLCLPEWLDDPYFEWLHWPQASIPFSESEIEYISNLNPSKDAELLRTQIPSLREAAIRVLVLCTIFLKRATAAGLCLADIGEMMTRQFCAGEERLSTLENLCLQVKATMSGTDDKNRETIGEGEIFQLQNDIKESFDENFDLPQLLQIYPGMSRFSSVGSITELTDAYIYPPFKESNHGNDDSDSKNMKGNSGYVDGSTSGSHKVGGLMERVSFSVNNFNCETGAISFGDMSKDEWDLFLDNFEKLLPDILLKGTNYLSLKKRLRTSCKF